The DNA sequence TAAAAACTGGGGACTAGGCACTTCTTCAACATTAATAAACAACTTAGCACAATGGGCACAAGTAGACGCCTATAAATTATTAGAATTAACTTTTGGTGGCAGTGGCTACGATATTGCTTGCGCACAAAACAACAATCCGATTAGTTATCAATTAAACCAAGGAACACCCGTTGTAAAACAAATTAATTTCAATCCTGCTTTTAAAGAACATCTTTATTTTGTCTACCTCAACAAAAAGCAAAACAGCCGAGATGGGATTGCTCATTACAAAGCAAATAAAGGTAATATAGTTTCTTATATTTCTGAAATTAGTCATATTACTACAGAAATGAGTTCTTCAACTAATTTACATGATTTTGAAAAACTTATAAATTTGCATGAAACAATTATATCTAAAATAACAAAACAAATACCTGTTAAATCACTTCTATTTCAAGATTTTGCAGGGCAAATAAAAAGCTTGGGGGCTTGGGGAGGCGATTTTATATTAGCAACTTCAAAAAACAATCCAACCTCTTATTTTAAGAACAAGGGACATGATACTGTTATTTCTTTTAAGGATATGATTTTGTAAACGTACAACTCTAACTTTTTCCTTTCAACAACAATAAATTGATTATTCAAATAAAACCTCTGTCAACAATTGAAAGAAAAATCCAAAACCAATGAGATTCCACACACCATGTAAAAACAAATAAAAAAAAAGCCTCGTTAATTCGAGGCTTTTTCTTTCTTAACACGGAATTTTATTGAACTTGCGACTTAGCTCTATTATCTTCAATATCTGCGGCTTCTTTTAAAGCGTTATAAAGTTTTGAACTTACCACATTTGATTTTTGTGCCTCTACTTGATTCGCATAAGACTGATAGTTATCTAAAACAACAGCTGGCTCTATTTTAGTTACTTTAATCATATATACACCATTATTCCCATCAATCAAATTAGAAGTTTCTCCTTCTTTTAAAGCAAATGCAGCACCTACAACCAATGGTTCTCTACCTGCACCAGAAAGTGTTGGGTTTTTCATGTTTATTGCAGAAGCAGATCTTACTGAAGTTTTTTCTGCCTTTGCTAAATCCTCTAGTGTTGTTGCAGAAATTCTATCTCTAATAATTTCTGCTTTTTTCTCTTTTCTAATAGCAGGAATTGCAGTTGCTTTAGCTTCTTCAACAGACATTAATCCCGCTTCATGCTTAGCTACTAATTGCACTATTGCATATCCTCCAGACACATTAAAACGCTTAACTTTACCTACCTTAACATCTTCTTCAAAAGCCCATCTTACTATCGGTCTTTGATTACCTATACCTGGAATATTTTCATCCAAAACTTTAATACCGTTAACGGGACGGGCAGAATAATTATTTTCGTTAGCTACCTCGTCAAAATCTTTTTCAGTTACAGCTATTTCAAAATTAGATGCATCTCTAAAAACTTTTGAAATAGTTGCTTCTGAAGGCTCTATTTTTCTTGCAATTGTAGCAACTTTTATAGCGCGTTGTATATTTTTCTGATCTTGTATGTCGATAATATGAAAGCCAAAGACGGTTTCTACTACTCCAATATCACCTTTACTTTGTTGAAAACAAAAGTCATTAAATTCAGGAACCATTCTTCCTGAAGTAAAATAACCTAAATCACCTCCTTTTTGAGCACTACCTGTATCTGCCGAAAGCTCTTCGGCTATAGCAGCAAACTTAGACTTGTTAGATTTAAAAATAGCCAATAAACTATCTGCTTGACGCTTAGCCTCCTCTTTTGGCAATGCCGTTTCTGTTGCAGAACGCGATCCTATAAAAGGTATTAAAATATGTCTAGCTTGAACTGAATCTGGCTGTTTAGTAACATCAATTACTTTTGTTATTTTATAATAGCCATTGTCTTTATATGCCCCGTAAATACCACCTACATTCAAATCAAAAATACTATCCGCTGCTACAGTTGGCAACCCTGACTTGAACACAAAACGATCTTCAAACTTGATATCTGAATGACTATTAACAAATCCTTCATTATCAGTTGTGTTTTTAAAACCTATTACCGTTTCACTTGCTTTAGCCGCTTGATTATACTCTTCTTTATCATTTAACAAGCTTTCTACTTCAGCTTTTATTGCATTTTCATCTTCAACAGTAGCCATTTCTTTAAATTCAATATATCTAATATCTCTAGACTCCTCAACTTTATATTGTTTTTCATTTTTAGAAATATAGCTTTTAATATCAGACGTAGTAACTTGCACTGTACTATCAATCACAGACGAAAAAGGGACTTGCACATATTGAACATCTACTTTATTGCCTTCTAACTTATGCTGTAATTCTCCTTCTGCTAAAGTTCCTGTTAACCCAGCTTTAACCATATTGTAATAGTTTTGCTGAAGTGCATTAGCTGCCAAAGATTTTTCATAATTAATCCAACTTTCATAACCTGCAGGAGACGTTTCTTTTAAATTGATTATGTACTCATTCAATTTATTCTCATCAAACAAACCCGCTTCGTTTAAAAATTCAGGACTTGATGCTAAAGCTGTTTTTAGCAAATCACG is a window from the Pseudalgibacter alginicilyticus genome containing:
- a CDS encoding GYDIA family GHMP kinase, translating into MKRFNSHGKLLLTGEYVVLDGALSLAIPTKFGQSLTATPINEPKLIWKSYDEEGQIWFENTFLVDEITDSKHPVNDINSRLIQILNAVKQLNPNFLNSDNGYKVITTLDFPKNWGLGTSSTLINNLAQWAQVDAYKLLELTFGGSGYDIACAQNNNPISYQLNQGTPVVKQINFNPAFKEHLYFVYLNKKQNSRDGIAHYKANKGNIVSYISEISHITTEMSSSTNLHDFEKLINLHETIISKITKQIPVKSLLFQDFAGQIKSLGAWGGDFILATSKNNPTSYFKNKGHDTVISFKDMIL
- a CDS encoding peptidylprolyl isomerase; the protein is MAVLNKIRQRSLFLILIIALALFSFVLADLFQNSDALIAKSQNIVATINGKDITREEFLQKVEVAQQQSGATATSSQVMNRVWDQEVRQAVMETQFEKLGITVEKDQMRDLLKTALASSPEFLNEAGLFDENKLNEYIINLKETSPAGYESWINYEKSLAANALQQNYYNMVKAGLTGTLAEGELQHKLEGNKVDVQYVQVPFSSVIDSTVQVTTSDIKSYISKNEKQYKVEESRDIRYIEFKEMATVEDENAIKAEVESLLNDKEEYNQAAKASETVIGFKNTTDNEGFVNSHSDIKFEDRFVFKSGLPTVAADSIFDLNVGGIYGAYKDNGYYKITKVIDVTKQPDSVQARHILIPFIGSRSATETALPKEEAKRQADSLLAIFKSNKSKFAAIAEELSADTGSAQKGGDLGYFTSGRMVPEFNDFCFQQSKGDIGVVETVFGFHIIDIQDQKNIQRAIKVATIARKIEPSEATISKVFRDASNFEIAVTEKDFDEVANENNYSARPVNGIKVLDENIPGIGNQRPIVRWAFEEDVKVGKVKRFNVSGGYAIVQLVAKHEAGLMSVEEAKATAIPAIRKEKKAEIIRDRISATTLEDLAKAEKTSVRSASAINMKNPTLSGAGREPLVVGAAFALKEGETSNLIDGNNGVYMIKVTKIEPAVVLDNYQSYANQVEAQKSNVVSSKLYNALKEAADIEDNRAKSQVQ